GGCCCGCAGCAGCCTCGGGGGAACAGATGAGCTGGAATCTGATCCGCAGACAAGCCCTAGGTGCGGCTCCTGGCCCGCCTTTCTCCCTGCCGTGAGCACTTCGCCTCTCTGGGACTCTGCTGCCTCAGGTGCAGAGTGAAGGACCACCACTGGTGTTCTTGCAGGATGGATACAAAGTGGGAAAAGGCCCGGTCAGCCTGTTTGCACATTAGCTCTTTTCCTTGGCcccattctttattttgttactttgttGCACATACTTTTCCGGGGGAAACCAGGGTGTGGATAAACCATTCATTCACCGTTTCTTCCTTAGATCCCAGTAGTCCTGTTGGCTTTGTGCTGGGGGTAGATCTTCTTCACATATCACCGCTGGAAGGAGCAACTTTTCTGTGCCCTGCTGATGTGACGGACCCAAAAACCTTCCAGAGAATCCGAGAACTGCTTCCTGGTGGGACAGCAGATGTCCTTCTGAGCGACATGGCACCCAATGCCACAGGGATCCGGGGCCTGGATCACGACAGGCTCATTGGACTGTGCCTGTCCCTTCTGGACATGGCTCCACAGATCCTGCGCCCTGGGGGGTCATTCCTTTGTAAAACCTGGGCTGGGAGTCAAAGCCATCGGCTGCAGAAGAGACTGACAGGGGAGTTCCAGAACACCAGGACGCTGAAGCCTGAAGCCAGCAGGAAAGACTCCGCGGAGGTGTACATCTTGGCCACGCAGTACCGCCGGCCAGAAGGGCCTGGGAAGGGCTGAACGCTCCTCCGCCGCTGCCGGTCCTTTTCCCTGCGAGTGCACACGGGACAAGTGGGGGACCTTGTTCTTCAAGCAGAAAAGAATAAGACCGTGTTCAGTGGCcgtgataagaaaaaaaaacaaaacagcccgtCCCATGACTTGTGAAGAGGGTGTTCCGTGAGAAAGAGACAAGGTGGAAAGATGGGAAGGACGGAagtgca
The genomic region above belongs to Phyllostomus discolor isolate MPI-MPIP mPhyDis1 chromosome 13, mPhyDis1.pri.v3, whole genome shotgun sequence and contains:
- the MRM2 gene encoding rRNA methyltransferase 2, mitochondrial isoform X2; this translates as MAGSWKRVCASLGRHGFHTAGGHYKARTGAEHQWLMRQLKDPFVKAAKVESYRCRSAFKLLEMDAKHRILRPGLRVLDCGAAPGAWSQVAVQRVNAAGTDPSSPVGFVLGVDLLHISPLEGATFLCPADVTDPKTFQRIRELLPGGTADVLLSDMAPNATGIRGLDHDRLIGLCLSLLDMAPQILRPGGSFLCKTWAGSQSHRLQKRLTGEFQNTRTLKPEASRKDSAEVYILATQYRRPEGPGKG
- the MRM2 gene encoding rRNA methyltransferase 2, mitochondrial isoform X1 codes for the protein MHAGGGSGRRPSPGVLVRRDAEPASAVAGTRSWKRVCASLGRHGFHTAGGHYKARTGAEHQWLMRQLKDPFVKAAKVESYRCRSAFKLLEMDAKHRILRPGLRVLDCGAAPGAWSQVAVQRVNAAGTDPSSPVGFVLGVDLLHISPLEGATFLCPADVTDPKTFQRIRELLPGGTADVLLSDMAPNATGIRGLDHDRLIGLCLSLLDMAPQILRPGGSFLCKTWAGSQSHRLQKRLTGEFQNTRTLKPEASRKDSAEVYILATQYRRPEGPGKG